The genomic stretch CCGCGGGGACGGGAAGGGAAGCGCAGGCGCAGGACATGATGAATCGCCGCGCGAGTCAATTCGACCTGGGTGTGTATGCCGGCGGCGCGTACACGACGTCGTGGTTCAAGATCAACGATGAGGGCTACAAGCCCGGCATCGCCCCGATCTTCGGGCTCACGGCGGCGTACTTCGCCACCCCCATGCTGGGCCTGCGGGCTCACGGCGCCTACATGCCGAGCCGCCTGCCGTACACCGGCGGCAACCGCATCAGCGACAAGTGGGACGTGAACAACTGGTTCTACGACCTGGACCTGGTGGTCCGGCCGTGGATCACCAGCGCGAGCAGCAACTGGATGGCCGACACCTACTTCTTCCTGGGTGGCGGCGGTCTGACGACGAACGCGGGCGGCCCCGAGGCGAACAAGTGCGCCGTCGTGGCGGTGTACATCGCCAACGGCGTCTGCGTCCCGAGCGAGACCAAGCTGGGCACGGTGGGCCAGGGCGTCGCCGGCTTCGGCGTCGACTTCTTCCCGCTGACGTCGATGCTCGGCATCTTCGGCGAGGCCGCGGTGCACGGCTACGACTCGCCGGCGCACATCTACGGCAACAACGGCAACGCGGTCGACAAGATCTCTTTCACTCCGCGCGTGGTGCTCGGCCTCAAGGCGAGCTTCGGCAACCTGATTCCGCCGCCGCCGCCCCCGCCGCCGCCGCCGCCGCCCCCGCCGCCCCCGCCGCCGCCCCCGGCGCCGGTCGTGACGGAGACCCCGGTTTCGATCTGCGTGGTGCAGGGCACGGAGCTGACGACGGTGAACGGCATGGTCTCGGCCTCGGGTGACACCACCGTGAACGGCGTCGCCTTCGGCACCGCCTACCCGGCGAGCACCGGCTACGCTGCCGGCGCGAACTGGTACATCGGGAACGAGACGGTGACGTTCATGGGCAAGAAGTACGAGAAGTACGGCCTGCCGCGCATCCTCTCCACCACGGACATCAACCGTGGCGGCGACTACCAGGGTGTCGGCGTGTACACCGAGACGGGCGCCACCGCGGGTCAGGCCCCGCAGGTGATCTACGTGCCGGTCCGGCCGGGCTGCGAGTTCCAGCCCTACCAGCTGCAGGCAGTCATCCGCACGGTCCGCGGCTGATCCTGGCGGCAAGGCCCTTCGGGGCCTGATGGAAACGGAGGGGCGTCCCGCATGGGGCGCCCCTCCGGTTTTTGTGCCCCGTCGCCTGCGTGCGGAGCGCCGGGCCGGGTGATAGATTCGTCCGCGGCATGCGCCGGTGCGGGAGAACCTACACAGCGACGGTACGGACGTGGAGACGAGCGGGACGGAAGCGCTGAAGCGCGCGGCGGCCGAGCGTGCGGCGGAGTGGATCGCCGATGGGATGACGGTGGGCCTGGGCACCGGATCCACCGTGAAGCACCTGCTGGACGTGATCGCCGAGCGGCGCGCGGCGGGCGAGTGGGCCGGCATCGTGGGCGTTCCCACCAGCGAGGACACGGCCGAGCGGTCGCGGCGCCTGGGCATCCCGCTCGCCACGCTCGCCGAGCGCCCCCGCCTGGACGTGACCATCGACGGGGCCGACGAGGTGGATCCCGGGCTGCGGCTCATCAAAGGCTTGGGGGCGGCGCTGCTGCGCGAGAAGGTGGTCGCCAGCGTCTCCGCGCGCCTGGTGATCGTGGCGGATGAGACCAAGGTCGTCGAGCGCCTCGGCACGCGGGCGCCCGTGCCGGTGGAGGTGGACCCGTTCGCGGCGGCGGTGCTGCCGGACTTCTTCCGTTCGCTGGGCGCGGAGCCGACGCTGCGGAGGAAGAACGGGGAGACGGTGGTGACGGACGGGGGGCACTGGATCTACGACTGCCGGTTCCCGGGCGGCATCGACGACCCAGAAGCGCTGGAGGTGGCGTTGAACAACCGGCCGGGCGTGGTCGAAAACGGGCTCTTCCTGGGCATGGCGAGCGCGGTGGTGATCGCGGGCGCCGGCGGCGTGCAGGTGCGCGAGCGAGGTGCGGCGTGAGCGCGGTGAAGATCGCCCCGTCCATCCTTTCCGCTGATTTCACGCGGCTGGGGGAGCAGATCCGGGAAGCGGAGGAGGGCGGCGCGGACTGGATCCACGTGGACGTGATGGACGGGCGCTTCGTGCCCAACATCACCATCGGGCCGCTGATCGCCGCCGCGGCAAGGCGGTCGACGACGCTGCCCATCGACGTGCACCTGATGATCCGCGAGCCGGAGCGCTACGTGGCGGCCTTCGCGGACGCGGGGGCGGACTACATTACCGTGCACGTGGAAGCGTCGCCGCACCTCCACCGCACCGTGCAGCAGATCCGCGAGCGGGGGGCGAAGGCGGGCGTCACGCTCAACCCCGCGACGCCGGTGGAGGCCATCGCCGAGGTGCTGCCGTACGTGGACCTGGTGCTGGTGATGTCGGTGAATCCCGGCTTCGGCGGGCAGTCTTACATCCCCACCAGCACGGCGAAGATCGCCCGGATCCGGCGAATGCTCCTGGAGCTGGGGCGCACGGACGTGGAGCTGGAGGTGGACGGCGGCGTCGCTCCCGACACCATCGCTGCCGTAGCCGGAGCCGGAGCGTCGGTGGTGGTCGCCGGCTCGGCCGTGTACAACGCGAAGGCGACCGTGGCGGAGAACATCCGGCGGCTGCGGGAAGCGGCAGGGCGCGCATAGGCTCGCCGGCCGGGACGGTGGCAAGCCCGGCTCGCGACAATTATCTTCCGTGCCGACGTGCTCTCGTCGTTTCGGGGGCCGCGCCGGGATGGTGAAACGGTAGCCACAAGGGACTTAAAATCCCTCGGGTGCAAGCCCATGCGGGTTCGAGTCCCGCTCCCGGCACCTGTGCAGAGCCCCGCCTGTCCGCAGGCGGGGCTCTGGCTTTGCGTATCGGCCCGCCGGGCTCGCGGCTGCTTGCGCGGGCGGCTATGTTGGGCGCCCGTCCCGCGCCACGCCGGAGATGCGCATCGTATCGGCCGCGGCCGGGTATCGCTTCGGCGGACG from Longimicrobiaceae bacterium encodes the following:
- the rpiA gene encoding ribose-5-phosphate isomerase RpiA, whose product is MRENLHSDGTDVETSGTEALKRAAAERAAEWIADGMTVGLGTGSTVKHLLDVIAERRAAGEWAGIVGVPTSEDTAERSRRLGIPLATLAERPRLDVTIDGADEVDPGLRLIKGLGAALLREKVVASVSARLVIVADETKVVERLGTRAPVPVEVDPFAAAVLPDFFRSLGAEPTLRRKNGETVVTDGGHWIYDCRFPGGIDDPEALEVALNNRPGVVENGLFLGMASAVVIAGAGGVQVRERGAA
- the rpe gene encoding ribulose-phosphate 3-epimerase, which codes for MSAVKIAPSILSADFTRLGEQIREAEEGGADWIHVDVMDGRFVPNITIGPLIAAAARRSTTLPIDVHLMIREPERYVAAFADAGADYITVHVEASPHLHRTVQQIRERGAKAGVTLNPATPVEAIAEVLPYVDLVLVMSVNPGFGGQSYIPTSTAKIARIRRMLLELGRTDVELEVDGGVAPDTIAAVAGAGASVVVAGSAVYNAKATVAENIRRLREAAGRA